The nucleotide sequence TTGAGGCAGCGCTATGCTGCTCAGGGCTATGCCCTTTTCGAGGTGGTGCCGTGAACCGCCGCTGGCTGACACGCTTGAGACTGGTTCATCTGAGCCTGTTGGCTCCCTGGTTGCTTTTGGCGCCGGCCTTGTGGACGGGCCGGGCGCTCTTTTGGGGAACGCCGGTGCTGCAGTTTTACCCCTGGCGGTGGTGGGGATGGATGGCCCTGCAGCAGGGCGTGCCCCCATTGTGGAACCCGCTGGTCGGGATGGGCGCGCCGCTGGCGGCTAATCATCAAAGCGCGTTCTTCTATCCGCTGGCCTGGTTGCCGTTGCTGTTGGGCGCTGTGGGGGGGCGGGCCGCCCTCGTCTGGGGCCATGCTTTGCTCGCCGCCGTTCATTTGACCCTGGCCGCCTGGGGGATGGGGCGCCTGGCCCGCTCCTTGGGCCTCACCGAATTGGGCCAGGCCCTGGCTGCGCTGGCCTATGCCCTCTCCGGCTACCTGGTGGCCCGGCTGGGGTTCTTCAGCATCAACGCGGCCACAGCCTGGGTGCCTTGGGTTTTGTGGGGTGTCCGGCAGGTGGTGCGTCATCCGCACCGCCGCGTCGTGGCCGGGCTGGCGCTGGCTTTGGGCCTGCAGTGGTTGGCCGGCCACGCGCAAACGGCCTGGTACACCGATTTGCTGGCCGTTCTGTGGGCCGTCTTCCTCCTCTGGCGAGAGGGGCGGAGGCTTTGGCCGCGGCGCATCGCCGCCCTGGCCCTGGCCTTATTGGGTGGGGTCGCCCTGGCTGCCGTGCAACTGGTGCCCACCGCCGAATATCTGGTGCAGTCCCAACGCGCCACCGGCGTGGACCCTGAGGTGGGGCTGGTCTACTCTTTCTGGCCCTGGCATCTACTCAACTTTTTGGCCCCGGAAACCTTCGGCAATCCGGCCTTCGGAGATTATTGGGGATACGCCAATTACTGGGAAGACGCGGTGTACCTTGGCCTGTTGCCCCTGCTCCTGGCGGGATGGGCGGTGCGCCGGAGGCTGCGGAGTTACCTCCAGGGAGCCCCCCCCGCTGCGTCCACGGAAGAAGATACAGCGGAGCAGGACAAGGGCCCCTCGCTGGCCCTGTTCTGGGCTGGCGTGGTGCTCCTGGGGATGGGGTTGGCCCTGGGTAAACACTCGCCGCTCTTCATGTTCCTCTGGCGGCATGTGCCCACCTTTGACTTTTTCCGGGGTCCCACGCGTTGGAGCCTTTGGGCCGAGGTGGGACTGGCCTTGCTGGCGGGGATGGGGGC is from Anaerolineae bacterium and encodes:
- a CDS encoding YfhO family protein, with the protein product MNRRWLTRLRLVHLSLLAPWLLLAPALWTGRALFWGTPVLQFYPWRWWGWMALQQGVPPLWNPLVGMGAPLAANHQSAFFYPLAWLPLLLGAVGGRAALVWGHALLAAVHLTLAAWGMGRLARSLGLTELGQALAALAYALSGYLVARLGFFSINAATAWVPWVLWGVRQVVRHPHRRVVAGLALALGLQWLAGHAQTAWYTDLLAVLWAVFLLWREGRRLWPRRIAALALALLGGVALAAVQLVPTAEYLVQSQRATGVDPEVGLVYSFWPWHLLNFLAPETFGNPAFGDYWGYANYWEDAVYLGLLPLLLAGWAVRRRLRSYLQGAPPAASTEEDTAEQDKGPSLALFWAGVVLLGMGLALGKHSPLFMFLWRHVPTFDFFRGPTRWSLWAEVGLALLAGMGASCWCRPAPRGVYALRLTAAGAGMVTGTALLLGLLAPQVVRSVTLLRGAALFGVMLGVVVVFTLKAPPAPLRGADSPWAWAVVVAVGLDLLAAGWGLNPTLPMKELTEGRAEVVKVRQIVGAGRLFLPPAEEERLKFRCYFRFDTFWPPHGWSDLTASLLPNLTLWAEVPSANNFDPLVPARYAAWLAAWEEQPPQVRSRWLARMGVTVLQRVDFADACMVTFHPVPSAEPLARWVPLAYAVPDGPAALEAMTRRAAQGGPAWQRAIVVETPGSQTLYLAPLVPYEAKADPPTATGRVEVLRRAPLGAVYRLETSQAGWLFLAETWYPGWRAWVDDQPAPLLRAEYLFRAVPVPPGVHEVRVAYRPWWWPGVALLSALAALALLGAGGVGRLPTRIPWKRTPV